Part of the Flavobacterium alkalisoli genome is shown below.
TCTTACCCATTTGCTCCAACCGTTACCCGGTCCTTCCTCAACCTGTTCTATACCCTCAACATCCATAAGCCATGACTCATAGGTAGGTAAAGCTTCCTCGGTAATGGTATCGCCTACCAGTACCACCCAAAAATCATATGGAAGATCTTTAGCAATTTCCCTAAGCTCCTTTAATTCTTCATAAAAGTTTTCTTTTTGGGAATCCGGCAGCATGTCAGATGGCTGCCATATTTTCTCTACCGGTATAAGATAGTTTTCCACAAAAGAATCAATGTTCTTTTCCAAAAAGTGCATTACTTCTATGCGGACATTTTTTATTGACATAATATTAATTTTTTATTCCTTGTACTACTGCGTTCTCTGTTCTCTCCATTACTTCTTCAAAAGGAATATTCTTTATGGCAAATGGTTCCTGTACTGTAAAAGTTAATCGGTTGCCTAATCCTAACGGGTACTGCCCGTATTGCACCATCTTCCACGAATTGTTGATGCTTATAGGTACAATATAAGCAGAAGGGGCGAATTTACAAAGGATTTTAAGACCGTTTTCCGAAAACTTCTTAGGGGCTCCCGTTTTACTTCGGGTACCCTCAGGAAAAATTACTGCCGAACGTGTATTCTTTTCGATGTAAGTGGCAATCTGTTTTATGGCAGGTAAGGCTTGCTTTGGGTCTTTTCTATCTATTAAAACGGAACCTCCGTGTCTTAAATTGTAAGACACGCTTGGTATTCCCTTTCCTAATTCTTTCTTACTGATGAATTTAGGGTGGAATTCTCTCATAAACCATATAATAGGCGGGATATCATGCATACTCTGGTGATTTGCCACTATAATAAGCGGTACCCCTGTCGGTATTTTTTCCCTACCTTCAATTTTATATGTTGTTCCTAAAAGGTGTGTACTTCTAACTAAGCATCCGTTTAATATATCTACGCTTTTTTTATGTGCCTGGTATCCAAACACGTTTAAACAAAACCACTGTATAGGATGAAATATAAGCAGTATAAGCAAAAAAACCAGATAGTAGATTATCGATAAAGGATATGACAGTATCTTGCCCATGTATGTTCTTAAAAATTCGCGTAAAAATACAGTCTTTTTAATTAATAATAAAAACATTTAGTATGTAAGCATACTATTGTAAAAAAGAAAGCCACGCAAAGGCGTGGCTTGAAACTTTTAAATAAGCTTTTATTAGCAAAACTCGTCGTAAGCATCTTTAAGGTTCTCTGCAATCATTTCTGCAGGGCGACCTTCAATATGATGACGCTCAAGCATATGCACAAGCTCACCATTTTTAAATAATGCCATACTTGGAGATGACGGAGGGAAAGGGAACATAAGTTCTCTTGCTGCATCTACAGCTTCCCTGTCTACACCTGCAAAAACCGTTACCAGTTTTGCCGGAGTTTTACCGTTGCTAAGGCTCATTTTTACACCCGGTCTTGCATTTCTTGCTGCACATCCGCAAACAGAGTTTACCACTACAAGTGTAGTTCCTTCTGTAGCGATTGCATCTTTTACTGCTTCTGGTGTATATAGTTCTTCAAAACCTGCCTCTGAAAGTTCAGCACGCATTGGTTTTACTAATTCTTCTGGATACATAAATTAGAATTCTTTAAAAATGTTACTTAAACAGGCTACAAAGATACGGATTTTTTAAGCAAAATCCGTTTTGTAAAAGTGTTAAGCTTTTCCTTTTGTATTATGCAGTAACTGATGATAAATTACCTGTCGCACCCTGTCTTTCAGGTCTTTTTTATCGTCAAGGGTAAGCCCTTTGGTCTCTATAAAATGATGCACCTTAGCCCTCATACGGCCGGGACTGCCGCTAAAGAAACTGAATGAGAATCGTTTTTTATTGTCGGCAAAGGTCATGGGCACCACAGGAATCTGGTGCTCTATAGCCAAACGGAAGGCTCCGTCCTTAAACTCATCAAGCAGGATATTTTCATCTTCAGGAACACCTCCTTCAGGAAAAATACAAATACTAAGCCCCTGGTTAAGCCTGTGCTGCGCGCGCTTAAATACCTCAAAACGGCTTTTTGAACTTTCCCTGTCTACCAGTATGCAGGTACGTTTATAGAAGAACCCGAATATAGGAATCTTAACCAGTTCTTTTTTTCCTACAAACACAAACGGGCTTTTAGATATAACCAGCATCAGCATAATGTCGGTCATAGAGGTATGGTTAGCTACCAGCATGTAGCTTTTACCTTTTTCCAGTTTTTGTTCGCGCTCTATCTTATAGTAAAAGCCCATCCCGAAAAGAATGATTTTTGCCCATAACCGTGCCATTATAAAAAACTGAGGATAGGTTTTCTCAGAAAGGATACTAAGTATAAGAAAAGGCGACATAATGATAATAGGAACACCCATAAGGACATAAAACCATATGCGCCATAGTGTCCAAAAAATCGCCTTTAGTATTTTCATGCTGTCAAATGTAAGAATTCAATCCCTATTTTTTCGCAAAACCTTTTACCTTTGTGTAAAATTTGAAAAGCATACCATGGCAAAAATATTAACCGGTATTCAAAGTACCGGAACACCGCATTTAGGCAACCTTTTAGGTGCTATTATACCAGCCATAGAAATGGCTAACAAACCAGAAAACGAATCGTTTTTATTTATTGCCGACCTGCACTCTGTTACACAGATAAAGGATGGCAAAACACTTCGTGAAAACACATACAGCGTGGCAGCCACATGGCTTGCCTTTGGCCTTGATATAAATAAAGTAATTTTTTACCGCCAGAGCGATGTACCTCAAACCGCAGAGCTTACATGGTACCTTAGCTGTTTTTTTCCTTTCCAGCGTTTAACACTGGCGCACTCCTTTAAGGACAAGGCCGACAGATTAGCCGATGTAAATGCCGGACTGTTTACTTACCCTATGCTTATGGCTGCAGATATATTATTATATGATGCAGAATTTGTACCAGTAGGAAAAGACCAGTTACAGCATATAGAGATTACACGCGATGTGGCTTCCCGATTCAATAGCCAGATGGGAGAAACTTTTGTATTACCGGAAGCAATTACAGGCGAGGAGACAAAAATCATTCCGGGTACTGACGGGGAGAAAATGAGTAAGTCCCGTAATAACATCATCAATATATTCCAGGAAGACAAACCGCTTAGAAAGCAGGTAATGTCTATTGAGACTGACAGCACACCGCTTGAAGATCCTAAAAACCCTGATACGTGTAATGTTTTTGCCATTTATAAACTATTGGCAACACCGGAACAAACTGAGCAAATGAGAGCAAACTACCTTGGGGGTAACTATGGTTACGGCCATGCCAAGCAGGCTTTATTTGAACTTATTGTTGAGAAGTTTAAAACCGAAAGGGAAAAGTATACTTACTACATGAACAACCTTGCAGAAGTAGACGCCCTTTTAAAAACAGGATCAGACAAAGCAGCTATCATAGCAAACGGTGTACTTAAAAGAGTACGCGAAAAGCTTGGATTCAACTAAAAAGCATCACAGCATTCAATATAAAAACAAGCCCGATAACTATTATCGGGCTTTTATATTTTTAGGGATTTCTCCTTCCGGTCGAAATGATAGGCAAATTGAATACTTATCAAATCGCTTCAAATAGTTTTCCCGGTAATGGCCTTATTACTCCTTTAAGTTCCATAGTAAGCAATAACGATGAAAGCTTAAATACCGGCATACCGCATTCTAATGCTATGATGTCCATAAGTTCTTTGCCGTTTTTCTGTAAAAAATCATATACTTTCTGTTCGTCATCCTCAAGGGTAACAAACAGCTGCTTTTGTATGGGAGCCACCTTTTTATCTTCAGTACTCCAGTTTAATATATAAAGCAGGTCAGCAGCATCGGTAAGCAAATGAGCCCTCTGGCTTTTAATAAGATTGTTACAGCCCATACTGTATTTATCGGTAACACGACCCGGTACGGCAAACACATCCCTGTTATAATCGTTAGCAATATTAGCCGTTATAAGCGAGCCTCCCTTATCGGCACTTTCTATAATTACCGTAGCTTCAGCCAACCCTGCCACAATACGGTTACGCTTTACAAAATTTTCCTTATCGGGGTTTGATGTACTCCAAAACTCTGTAAAGAAACCTCCGTTTTCCTCCATCTTTGCTACATACTTTTTATGTACCTTAGGGTATATCTGATTAAGCCCGTGTGCTACCACACCTATGGTTTGCAGGTTTTGTTCCATAGCCACCTGATGCGCAAAAATATCTACGCCATAAGCAAAACCGCTTATAATGACCGGATCCATCGGAGCAATATCCTCAATGAGTTTACGGCAAAAATCAGCTCCATAAGATGTCATTTGGCGGGTACCCACAATGCTTATTGTTTTTTTGCCTTCAAGGTTTATATTCCCCGAGCTGAAAAGCACCACCGGGCCATCAATACAATGCTTTAGCCTTTCAGGATAATCTGCATCCAGATAATAGGACGTTTTAATGCCGCTATCTTTTATAAACTTCATTTCGGCTTCGGCCAGCTTAAAAACTTCCTTATCCTGTAAACTTTTATATAAGATATCCCCTACACCCTCAATAGCCAGAACCTGCTGCCTTTTTGCTGAAAAAACGGCTTCGGCACTACCTAAATGGTTTATTAGTCTTTTTGCCACAATATCGCCCACACCCTCTATCTTAAGCAGGGCAAGCGTACTAAACAATTCGTTATCAGTCATTAATACTTTAAAATATTCTGAATAAAACCCGCCTCGACAATTGTTAATAAAAATTGTGAATAAAATTTTGCATTAGCGGTTGATTCGTTAAATTTGTTGTTATGATGATAGAGAAACACATATCAGCGCTACTATATCGTTACCAGTGCGTTATCGTTCCGGGCTTTGGTGCTTTTTTAACCGAAACCAGGTCAGCAAGCATAGATACGGACACTAATACGTTCTATCCACCTAAAAAGCTAATTTCTTTTAATGCGAATTTAAAGAATAATGACGGGCTTTTAGCGAATCATATCGCCTTACAGGAAAAAATTTCTTACAACGAAGCCGTAAGCGATATCGAGAAAATAGTAAAGCTATGGCTTGACGAGCTGCAAAATGGTGAGCGCCTTATACTTAAAAATATAGGTGACCTTGCTTACAACAGTGAGAGCAGCCTTGTGTTCTATCCTAACACACCGGTTAACTACCTTACCGATTCTTTTGGTCTTGGCAGCTTTACTTCTCCTGTAATTACACGTGAGGTACTTAAGGCAGAGGTAGAGGAGCTTGAGGAAGAAGTTCCGGTTATGTTTACTCCCGAAAGAAGAAAGAACTACTCTTTCCTTAAATATGCAGCTGTATTTATAACAGCTCTGTTT
Proteins encoded:
- a CDS encoding lysophospholipid acyltransferase family protein, coding for MGKILSYPLSIIYYLVFLLILLIFHPIQWFCLNVFGYQAHKKSVDILNGCLVRSTHLLGTTYKIEGREKIPTGVPLIIVANHQSMHDIPPIIWFMREFHPKFISKKELGKGIPSVSYNLRHGGSVLIDRKDPKQALPAIKQIATYIEKNTRSAVIFPEGTRSKTGAPKKFSENGLKILCKFAPSAYIVPISINNSWKMVQYGQYPLGLGNRLTFTVQEPFAIKNIPFEEVMERTENAVVQGIKN
- a CDS encoding BrxA/BrxB family bacilliredoxin encodes the protein MYPEELVKPMRAELSEAGFEELYTPEAVKDAIATEGTTLVVVNSVCGCAARNARPGVKMSLSNGKTPAKLVTVFAGVDREAVDAARELMFPFPPSSPSMALFKNGELVHMLERHHIEGRPAEMIAENLKDAYDEFC
- a CDS encoding lysophospholipid acyltransferase family protein; translation: MKILKAIFWTLWRIWFYVLMGVPIIIMSPFLILSILSEKTYPQFFIMARLWAKIILFGMGFYYKIEREQKLEKGKSYMLVANHTSMTDIMLMLVISKSPFVFVGKKELVKIPIFGFFYKRTCILVDRESSKSRFEVFKRAQHRLNQGLSICIFPEGGVPEDENILLDEFKDGAFRLAIEHQIPVVPMTFADNKKRFSFSFFSGSPGRMRAKVHHFIETKGLTLDDKKDLKDRVRQVIYHQLLHNTKGKA
- the trpS gene encoding tryptophan--tRNA ligase, with translation MAKILTGIQSTGTPHLGNLLGAIIPAIEMANKPENESFLFIADLHSVTQIKDGKTLRENTYSVAATWLAFGLDINKVIFYRQSDVPQTAELTWYLSCFFPFQRLTLAHSFKDKADRLADVNAGLFTYPMLMAADILLYDAEFVPVGKDQLQHIEITRDVASRFNSQMGETFVLPEAITGEETKIIPGTDGEKMSKSRNNIINIFQEDKPLRKQVMSIETDSTPLEDPKNPDTCNVFAIYKLLATPEQTEQMRANYLGGNYGYGHAKQALFELIVEKFKTEREKYTYYMNNLAEVDALLKTGSDKAAIIANGVLKRVREKLGFN
- the dprA gene encoding DNA-processing protein DprA; this translates as MTDNELFSTLALLKIEGVGDIVAKRLINHLGSAEAVFSAKRQQVLAIEGVGDILYKSLQDKEVFKLAEAEMKFIKDSGIKTSYYLDADYPERLKHCIDGPVVLFSSGNINLEGKKTISIVGTRQMTSYGADFCRKLIEDIAPMDPVIISGFAYGVDIFAHQVAMEQNLQTIGVVAHGLNQIYPKVHKKYVAKMEENGGFFTEFWSTSNPDKENFVKRNRIVAGLAEATVIIESADKGGSLITANIANDYNRDVFAVPGRVTDKYSMGCNNLIKSQRAHLLTDAADLLYILNWSTEDKKVAPIQKQLFVTLEDDEQKVYDFLQKNGKELMDIIALECGMPVFKLSSLLLTMELKGVIRPLPGKLFEAI
- a CDS encoding HU domain-containing protein — translated: MMIEKHISALLYRYQCVIVPGFGAFLTETRSASIDTDTNTFYPPKKLISFNANLKNNDGLLANHIALQEKISYNEAVSDIEKIVKLWLDELQNGERLILKNIGDLAYNSESSLVFYPNTPVNYLTDSFGLGSFTSPVITREVLKAEVEELEEEVPVMFTPERRKNYSFLKYAAVFITALFAGSAGFKVYYDNKINKETRLAEQHVQEQVNQEIQTATFFLDPMPAVKLTVKEETEEKLYYHIVANAFRSEANAEKALQQLRAKGFKARKLDKNKYGLYPVIYGSYPTYESAHENLSKIRKETNKEAWLLVKDL